The Leisingera daeponensis DSM 23529 genome includes the window CGTCCATCATCTTGCGCGCCACCAGGTCCATCGACTGGATCCCGTTGGTGCCCTCGTAGATCGCCGTCACCCGCACGTCACGGTAATACTGCGCGGCACCGGTCTCTTCGATGAAACCCATGCCGCCATGCACCTGCACCCCGGTCTCTGACACCCGGATGCCAGTGTCGGTGCCAAAGGCCTTGGCAATCGGGGTCAGGAACGCGGCGCGGGCGGCCCAGTCCTTCTCGCCGGTTGCGGTCTGCATGTCGATCGCTTGGGCACAGGCCAGCAGGATCGCGCGGGAGGCAAACAGGTCCGCCTTCATCTCCATCAGCATCCGCCGCACGTCGGCGTGGTCTGCGATGACGCCGCTGGCGCTTTTGCCCTGCTTGCGTTCCAGCGCATAGGCCAGCGCGTGCTGATAGGCGCCCTCACCGGCACCCACACCCTGGCCGCCGACGCCGAGGCGCGCGTTGTTCATCATGGTGAACATCGCAGCCATGCCGCCATGCTCCTTCCCGACCAGCCAGCCGGTGGCGCCGTCATATTGCATCACGCAGGTGGGGGAGCCGTGCAGGCCCATCTTGTGCTCCAGGCTGACGACCTTCAGGTCGTTGGCCTTGCCCGGGTTGCCATCGGCGTCCGGCAGGAACTTCGGCACCAGGAACAGCGATATCCCCTTGGTGCCCGGTGCCCCGTCCGGCAGCCGCGCCAGCACCAGGTGGCAGATGTTTTCGCAGAAGTCGTTGTCGCCCCAGGAGATATAGATCTTCTGGCCGGTGACCGCATAGGTGCCATCGCCGTTCGGCTCTGCCTTGGAGCTGAGCGCGCCCACGTCGGAGCCCGCCTGCGGCTCGGTCAGGTTCATGGTGCCGGACCATTCGCCGGAGATCAGCTTGGGCAGGTACAGATCCTTGATCGCGTCCGAGGCGTGATGCTCCAGCGCCTCGATCTGGCCCTGGCTCATCAAAGGGGCCAGCTGCAGCGACAGGCAGGCACCTGCCATCATCTCGTTCACCGCGGTGGCGACCGTCAGCGGCAGCCCCATGCCGCCGTGTTCTTCCGGCGCGCTCATGCCGATCCAGCCGCCTTCGGAGATGGCTTTGAACCCGTCAGCAAACCCCGGGGAGGTCCGCAGCACGCCGTTCTCCAGGTAAGCGGGCGTCAGGTCGCCGTTGCGCTGCAGCGGGGCCAGCACCTCGTCGCACATCTTGCCGGCCTCGTTCAGGATGGCGCTCACGACATCCGAAGGGGCCTCGGCAAAGCGGGCGGTAGCGGCGATTTCGTTATATCCGGTCACATTGTTCAGCAGAAACTCGTACTCGGAAACGGGGGCACGGAAGGTCATGGGCGTCCTTTAGCGGTGTTTCGGGGGCGTCCTGGCGCGGGCAGTCTTGGCTTCCCGGCACGGGCCTATTATGGTCAGTGGCTTGACCGATTACCTAATCGCACGCCTGTTTCAATCAACCAAAACGCCGCGTCACCCGGAATGCCCCAGCACAGCACCGAAATCCTTGCCGCCACGGAAGCGGGCATCGCCCGTGCCGCCCAGCTTTTGCGCGAGGGCAAGCTGGTCTCCTTCCCGACCGAAACGGTCTATGGGCTTGGCGCCGATGCCCGCCAGGGCAAAGCGGTGGCTGCGATCTATGAGGCCAAGGGGCGGCCCTCCTTCAACCCGCTGATCGCGCATGTGCATTCGGCGGAGGCTGCGCAGCGCTATGTGGAGTGGAACGGCACCGCGGAGACGCTGGCGCATGCGTTCTGGCCCGGCCCGCTGACCCTGGTGCTGCCCCTGCGCGGCGGCCACGGCATCTCGCCGCTGGTGACGGCCGGGCTGGACACTTTGGGCGTGCGGGTGCCTGCCCACCCCGCGGCCCAGGCGCTGCTCAGGGCGCTGGACGGCCCGGTGGCGGCGCCCTCTGCCAATCCTTCCGGCAAGATCAGCCCGACCACTGCGGCGCATGTGAAGGCCGGGCTGGACGGGCGCATCGCCGCCATTCTGGACGACGGTGCCTGCGGGGTCGGGCTGGAGTCGACGATCATCGGCCTGGCGGGGCCAGAGCCGGTGCTGCTGCGCCCCGGCGGGTTGGCGGCGGAGGAGATCGAGGCGGTTCTAGGCCGCAAGCTGGCGGTGCGCGATGCGCATGACCCGCTGACCGCGCCCGGCCAGCTGCTGTCGCACTACGCGCCGGGTGCGCCGGTACGACTCAATGCCGCAGCCCCGGTGAAGGGAGAACTCTATCTCGGCTTCGGCCCCGGCGCGTGCGACCTGAACCTGTCCGAGCGCGGCGATCTGGCCGAGGCGGCGGCCAATCTGTTCGGCCACCTGCACCAGCTGGACGCGCTCGGCAAGCCGATCGCCGTGGCACCAATCCCGGAGCATGGGCTGGGCGAGGCCATCAACGACCGCCTCCGCCGCGCCGCCGCGCCGCGGGATTGAACGGCGGGTTTGCAGCACCACGCGGAGTTCCCGCCTCATTTATCCTTATCAGAGAGGCCCCCAACCTTTTTCCGGTCATCTTTGATTATTGAACCAAAGGGCGGGAGCACTTCCCCCTGCCCCGCAGCGAAACGCCCCTGCGGCAGCGGGTCAGGCGTGGCCCGCGCTGGCCGACAGGGTCAAGGGATCGACGCCAAGCGTCTTCAGCGCTGCTTCCCATTTGCTGTCATCGGCCTGGCCGAAGACCAGCTCGGGACTCGCTTCGGCCGTCAGCCAGCCGTTCATCGCAATTTCCGACTCCAGCTGCCCCGGCCCCCAGCCGGCATAGCCCAGCAGCACCAGCAGGTCCTTTGGCCCGTGTCCGTTGGCAATATCCTCCAGGATATCCAGCGTCGCAGTCATCGAAAAACCGCCCGGCACCTTCAGCGAACTCACATCCGATTCGTAATCCGGCGTGTGCAGCACAAAGCCGCGCTGGGTTTCCACCGGACCGCCGAAGCGCACTGGCAAAGCTGCCGCGGCGCTGCCTTCGCCGCCCATGTCCAGCTGCTCCAGCAGGTCGCCCAGCGCCACGCCGTCGGCGGGCTTGTTGACAATAAGCCCCATCGCCCCTTCCTCGCCGTGCGAGCACAGGAAGACCACCGCGTGCTCGAACCTCGGGTCGCCAATTCCAGGCATTGCAATCAAGAGCTTGCCAGTCAGATCCATGAATTTCCGTCTTTCTGCTGCCTCCCCCCACCATGACGCGCAGCCGCCCGGCACGCAAGGGGCGCAAAAGCGCCGGGCGGTGAAGCCTCCGGCAAATTTGCCGCAAACACAGGGCGATGGGCAGCCAATGACCGGATCGTGACTTGGCAAACCGCGCCGCCGGGCGCATGTATTTGGCATGAGAACGACACTGACCAAAGCTGCTGCCTGCGCGGCGTCCATGCTGGCCCTTGCAACCGGTTCCCCGGCCCTGTCCGGCACCCTGGAGGGAGACATCGCAGAGATAGAAGTGCTGGACGGCGGCATGACACCGCGCGGCACCTACATGGGCGCGCTGCGGGTCAAGCTGCAACCCGGCTGGAAGACTTATTGGCGTGCGCCCGGCGATGCCGGTATCCCGCCCAGCTTTTCCTGGCGCGGCGCGCGCAACGTCGGCGCGCTGTCGATCACCTGGCCTGCTCCCGAAGTCTTCCTGACCTCCGGCTACCGCACCATCGGCTATCACGATCAGCTGGTGCTGCCTGTGGAGATCACGCCCGAGACCCCGGGCAAGCCGGTGCGCCTCAAAGGGCGGATGCAGCTGGGGGTGTGCAAGGATGTCTGCGTGCCTGCCGAGCTGAGCTTTGATCACCAGCTGGACAGCGGCGCAGGCCGCAACCCCGCGATTGCCGCGGCGCTTGCCAGCCGTCCCTGGTCGGCCAAGGAAGCCGGCGTGCGCCATGCCGCCTGCAGCCTGCGCCCCTCAGAATACGGCATGAAGGTCACCGCCCGAATCTCGATGCCCCCGGCCGGCGGCGAGGAGATCGCGGTGATCGAGCCCGGCAATCCCAAGCTTTACGCCGGCGAAACCACCACCCGGCGCGAGGGCGGGCTGCTGGTGGCGGAAACCGAGTTTCTGCCTGCCGACAGCAGTGCCTACGCCATTGACCGCTCGAAACTCCGGATCACCGTGCTGGGGCAGAACCACTCTGTCGACATTCAGGGCTGCAGCGCCGGATGAGCTCGGCTGACAGCCCGCAGCGCCCGGTGCTTGGCACCATTGCCGTGGTCTGCCGTCACTTCGATGGCCAGGACCACGTGATCCTGGTGCAGCGCGGCAAGGAGCCGAACGCGGGCTGGTGGGGGTTTCCCGGCGGCCATGTGGAGATGGGCGAGACCGCCCTGCAGGCCGCCGCGCGCGAACTGATGGAGGAAACCGGCGTCTCCGCCCGGCCGCTGGAATACCTGACCAATGTGGATGTTATTGTCCGCGCTGAGGCGGGCGCGGTGCAGCGCCAGTACCTGCTGACCGTTGTCCTGTGCGCGCACACCAGCGGTGAGCCGCTGCCGGATGACGACGCCGAACAGGCGGAATGGATCCCCATCGCGGAGATCGAAAGCCGCGGCCTGCAGCTGCTGGATCAGGTGGGTGAGGTCGCGCGGCTGGCTCAGGCCCGCTGGCGGGCGCTGAGCCGGTAGGCCGCGCCGCCTGCCAAATACGCCAGCAGCGCCAGCACCAGCGCCCCGGCCACACAGGCCAACAGCCCGGCGCGCACCGGCTCCATTGCCGCCAGCGCGGGCAGCGCCCGCAGCAGCGGATGCAATGCGCCGGTGGCCATCGCCCAGCCCAGCGTCAGCACCAGCCAGGCCAGCTGCGCCAGCGCGGTGCCCAGCACCAGCCAGCGAAGACGCCCGGCCCCGCGCCGCAGGGCCCGGCGCAGCGCTGTCATCGGCCGCGACAGATCACGCTGCATTGCCACCAGGGCAGGCACCACCAGCAGCACCAGGAACATGCCAAAGCCCAGGCCATAGACCAGAGTGATCACCGTCGGCTTCAGGAACTGCGCCTGCTGCGCGCGTTCGAACAACAGCGGCGCCAGCCCCAGCACCGTCGTCATCGTCGTCAGCATCACAGGCCGCAGCCGGTCCGCCGCCGCGTCGATGATCGACGGGATCAGCCCGCGGTCTTCGGCGTACTGGTCGATCGTGGTCACCAGCACGATGGAATCGTTGATGATGATCCCGGTCATTCCCAGCAGACCCACCACCGTGAACATGCTGAGAGGCACCTCCCACATGTAGTGGCCCCAGATGGTCCCAACGAGGCCAAAGGGTATGATCGCCATTACCACCAGCGGCCGGGTCCAGCTTGCAAAGATCCAGGCCAGCACCAGGTAGATCCCGGTCAGGCAGAGGATCAGGCCGGTGCCCGCCTCCTGCAAGAAAGTCTGCTCCTGCTCCGCCAGCCCCGAGAGGCGCCATTCGACCTGCCGCTCGCTGGCGATTTTGGGCAGGATCTCCTCCTGCAGCGCCTGCATCACCGCTTCGGCGCGGGCCGGATCGTCCTCCGAGATATCACCTGTCACGCTGATCACCCGGATCCCGTTCTCGCGGCGCACGGTGGAAAACCCGGTGCGCTGCGTGACCGAGACGATATCGGCCAGCGGCACGTAGATTCCGCTGGGCGCCCGCATCAGGGTGCGTTCAAGGAAATCGGCGGTCAGTTCGTTCTGCGGCAGCTCCACCCGGATCGCTGCGCTGCGCGGCCCGTCGGGATAGGTGGCCGCCTCAATCCCATTCAGCCGCGCCCGGAGCGCCCGGCCCAGGCTGCCGATGGTGAAATTCAAGGCCTGGCCGTGCGGGGTGAGGTCCAGGAACACCTCCTCCTTGTCGTAGGCCAGATTGTCCTCCACTGCGGACACCTCGGGGAAGCGCAGCAGAGCAGTCTTCAGGTCCTCTGAGGCGGCCTTGAGCGTCTGCACGCTGGCGCCCGCGAACTGCACGTCCAGCGCGTCGCCGCCGGGGCCGGACCGCCAGCTGCGGAAGGAGACCGTCTCGACCATAGGGTGGCGGGCCACCTTCTCCTGCAACTCCGCCACAAAGGCAAAGCTGGAATAGGGCCGCAGGTCGGCGTCGATCAGTTCGATCGAGATGCCGCCCAGCAGGTCTGCATCCTTGCCTTCAACCCCCGACAGGCCGCGGCCCGCATTGCCGCCGGTCTCGGCCATCACGAAATCCAGCGGGTTGCGGCCGTAGCGTTCGGCGTATTCGGCGCCCAGCGCCTCTGTCGCGCGCTGCATCTCCCGCATCATCGCAAGGGTATCGGCGCGGGTGGCGCCCTCAACCATGGCGAAATTGCCGGTGACGGAGCCGCGCTCAGGCGCGTTGAAAAAACGCCATTGCACATCGCCATTGATGAACAGCGCCGCCTGGCTGGCCAGGATCGCCAATGCCCCCGCCAGCACCGCATAGCGCGCGGTGACGATCAGCCCCATCAGCGGCCGGAACGCATGGTCGCGCAGCCAGCGGAACCCCCTGTTCACCATCCGGTTCGGCCAGTCGTACCAGTGCCGCGCCTGCGCATGGGTCAGCGCATGGGCCAGGTGGTTGGGCAGGATCAGGAAGCATTCGACCAGCGAGGCCGCCAGCACCGCGATCACGGTGAAGGGGATGTCACGGATCAGCTCGCCGAACCGCCCGCCCACCAGCGTCAGCCCGAAGAAAGCAATGATCGTGGTCAGGGTCGCCGCAAAGACCGGCATCGCCATGCGCCGGGCGGCATTTTCAGCTGCCTGCACCGGGTTTTCGCCCAGCCGCCGCACCCGGAAATCGGCGTGCTCCCCCACCACGATGGCATCATCCACCACGATGCCCAGGGTGATGATCAGGCCGAACAGGCTGATCATGTTAAGGGTGATCCCGGCCGCATACATCAGCGCCACCGCGGCAAACATCGAGGCCGGTATGCCCACCGCCACCCAGAAGGCAATGCGGGTGTTGAGGAACAGGAACAGCAGGCACAGCACCAGCGCAAGCCCCATCAGCCCGTTGTCGACCAGCAGGTTCAGCCGGTCGGTGATATGTTCGGCGCGGGTGCGGATCAGCTGCGCTGTCACCCCTTGCGGCAGGCTGGCCTGCATTTCCGCGACCACGTCCTGCACCTGTCCTTGCAAGCGGATCGCATTGCCCTGGTCAGAGCGGTCGACCCGGATCGACATCGCCGGATTGCCGCCGACAAAATAGGAGCGGTTGCGGTCCACCCCCTCGACCCGCACCGCGGCCACATCATCAATGGTCAGGACGGAGCCGTCGGGATTGGTGCGCAGGACGATGGCTTTCAGCTCATCCGGCTGGCGTTTCTCGCTGCCGGTGCGCACCCGGGCATTGGCGCCGCTCACATCGCCTGCGGGATCCGCGTCGACCTCGGCGGCAATGGCGTCGGCGATCTCGCGCATGGTGATGTCATGGGTGATCAGCTGGGCAGTCGGCACCTCGACGATGGTTTCCGGCGCGGCCACCCCGCGAATGGTGGTGCGGGTCACGCCGGCCTCGAACAGGCGCACCACCAGCTCATCCGCAAAGAGGCCAAGCTGACCAGGTGCCACCGGGCCGCTGATCACCACATCTGTGACCCTGTCGCGCCAGGCGCCGCGCCGCACCTCCGGCTCCTCTGCCTCTTCCGGCAGCGAGGTGATGCCGTCCACGGCGCTTTGCACGTCATCGGCCGCCTGCCCCATGTCCGAGCCCGGCTCGAACTCCAGCGTCAGCGTTGCCAGCCCTTCGCGCGAAATGGAGGACGTTTTTTCCACCCCGTCGACCGCAAGCAGCACCGGCTCCAGCACCTGCACGATGGCGTTGTCCACGTCCTCCGGCCCGGCGCCCTCCCACTCAACGGAGACAGTCACCTGCTCGACGATCACATCCGGAAAGAACTGCGCCCGCATATTGGGCATCGCCGCCGCCCCCAGCACCAGCATGATCACCAG containing:
- a CDS encoding acyl-CoA dehydrogenase — translated: MTFRAPVSEYEFLLNNVTGYNEIAATARFAEAPSDVVSAILNEAGKMCDEVLAPLQRNGDLTPAYLENGVLRTSPGFADGFKAISEGGWIGMSAPEEHGGMGLPLTVATAVNEMMAGACLSLQLAPLMSQGQIEALEHHASDAIKDLYLPKLISGEWSGTMNLTEPQAGSDVGALSSKAEPNGDGTYAVTGQKIYISWGDNDFCENICHLVLARLPDGAPGTKGISLFLVPKFLPDADGNPGKANDLKVVSLEHKMGLHGSPTCVMQYDGATGWLVGKEHGGMAAMFTMMNNARLGVGGQGVGAGEGAYQHALAYALERKQGKSASGVIADHADVRRMLMEMKADLFASRAILLACAQAIDMQTATGEKDWAARAAFLTPIAKAFGTDTGIRVSETGVQVHGGMGFIEETGAAQYYRDVRVTAIYEGTNGIQSMDLVARKMMDGGETAFALIDEIEEQAERARATHPNMAESVWQACESLREATEWLVAQEDLQDRFAGSVPYLRAFARVLGGHYHLAAAMADQGGPREKLARFYITRMLPEHASLLAHAQAGAAGTFALSLDELAG
- a CDS encoding L-threonylcarbamoyladenylate synthase, with protein sequence MPQHSTEILAATEAGIARAAQLLREGKLVSFPTETVYGLGADARQGKAVAAIYEAKGRPSFNPLIAHVHSAEAAQRYVEWNGTAETLAHAFWPGPLTLVLPLRGGHGISPLVTAGLDTLGVRVPAHPAAQALLRALDGPVAAPSANPSGKISPTTAAHVKAGLDGRIAAILDDGACGVGLESTIIGLAGPEPVLLRPGGLAAEEIEAVLGRKLAVRDAHDPLTAPGQLLSHYAPGAPVRLNAAAPVKGELYLGFGPGACDLNLSERGDLAEAAANLFGHLHQLDALGKPIAVAPIPEHGLGEAINDRLRRAAAPRD
- a CDS encoding YqgE/AlgH family protein, whose protein sequence is MDLTGKLLIAMPGIGDPRFEHAVVFLCSHGEEGAMGLIVNKPADGVALGDLLEQLDMGGEGSAAAALPVRFGGPVETQRGFVLHTPDYESDVSSLKVPGGFSMTATLDILEDIANGHGPKDLLVLLGYAGWGPGQLESEIAMNGWLTAEASPELVFGQADDSKWEAALKTLGVDPLTLSASAGHA
- a CDS encoding protein-disulfide reductase DsbD domain-containing protein, with amino-acid sequence MRTTLTKAAACAASMLALATGSPALSGTLEGDIAEIEVLDGGMTPRGTYMGALRVKLQPGWKTYWRAPGDAGIPPSFSWRGARNVGALSITWPAPEVFLTSGYRTIGYHDQLVLPVEITPETPGKPVRLKGRMQLGVCKDVCVPAELSFDHQLDSGAGRNPAIAAALASRPWSAKEAGVRHAACSLRPSEYGMKVTARISMPPAGGEEIAVIEPGNPKLYAGETTTRREGGLLVAETEFLPADSSAYAIDRSKLRITVLGQNHSVDIQGCSAG
- a CDS encoding NUDIX hydrolase, giving the protein MSSADSPQRPVLGTIAVVCRHFDGQDHVILVQRGKEPNAGWWGFPGGHVEMGETALQAAARELMEETGVSARPLEYLTNVDVIVRAEAGAVQRQYLLTVVLCAHTSGEPLPDDDAEQAEWIPIAEIESRGLQLLDQVGEVARLAQARWRALSR
- a CDS encoding efflux RND transporter permease subunit, coding for MVRKLPRPARGLFSYFARHRTAANLLLVIMLVLGAAAMPNMRAQFFPDVIVEQVTVSVEWEGAGPEDVDNAIVQVLEPVLLAVDGVEKTSSISREGLATLTLEFEPGSDMGQAADDVQSAVDGITSLPEEAEEPEVRRGAWRDRVTDVVISGPVAPGQLGLFADELVVRLFEAGVTRTTIRGVAAPETIVEVPTAQLITHDITMREIADAIAAEVDADPAGDVSGANARVRTGSEKRQPDELKAIVLRTNPDGSVLTIDDVAAVRVEGVDRNRSYFVGGNPAMSIRVDRSDQGNAIRLQGQVQDVVAEMQASLPQGVTAQLIRTRAEHITDRLNLLVDNGLMGLALVLCLLFLFLNTRIAFWVAVGIPASMFAAVALMYAAGITLNMISLFGLIITLGIVVDDAIVVGEHADFRVRRLGENPVQAAENAARRMAMPVFAATLTTIIAFFGLTLVGGRFGELIRDIPFTVIAVLAASLVECFLILPNHLAHALTHAQARHWYDWPNRMVNRGFRWLRDHAFRPLMGLIVTARYAVLAGALAILASQAALFINGDVQWRFFNAPERGSVTGNFAMVEGATRADTLAMMREMQRATEALGAEYAERYGRNPLDFVMAETGGNAGRGLSGVEGKDADLLGGISIELIDADLRPYSSFAFVAELQEKVARHPMVETVSFRSWRSGPGGDALDVQFAGASVQTLKAASEDLKTALLRFPEVSAVEDNLAYDKEEVFLDLTPHGQALNFTIGSLGRALRARLNGIEAATYPDGPRSAAIRVELPQNELTADFLERTLMRAPSGIYVPLADIVSVTQRTGFSTVRRENGIRVISVTGDISEDDPARAEAVMQALQEEILPKIASERQVEWRLSGLAEQEQTFLQEAGTGLILCLTGIYLVLAWIFASWTRPLVVMAIIPFGLVGTIWGHYMWEVPLSMFTVVGLLGMTGIIINDSIVLVTTIDQYAEDRGLIPSIIDAAADRLRPVMLTTMTTVLGLAPLLFERAQQAQFLKPTVITLVYGLGFGMFLVLLVVPALVAMQRDLSRPMTALRRALRRGAGRLRWLVLGTALAQLAWLVLTLGWAMATGALHPLLRALPALAAMEPVRAGLLACVAGALVLALLAYLAGGAAYRLSARQRA